The window TCGGCATCGGTCGCGGTGGAACCGCGTCAGTTCACCAACTTCGGTGTCTTCCTCCTGCCGGTCATGCTCATCGCGATCGGGGCGACGGCGTACACCGGTGCGCGGCGGGCCGCTGCGCAACGACGCCTGCTGCGCAGGCAGGCCGAGATCCTCGCCCAGGCGCTGGAACGGTCGCGCCACCAGGAGCAGCTGCTGTCAGAGGTGCTGGACACCGCCGACCTCGGCGTGCTGCACATCGAACACGGCGGTGCCATCTCGATCCTGAACGACGGCGAGGGGCACCTGCAGCACCTCCTGACCGACCCCGACGGCGCAGCGCCGACGGCGTACGAAAGAGACGGCAGGACACGCATCTCCGCCGACCAGCTTCCCCTGGCACGGGCGCTGCGCGGCGAGGAGTTCGACGATGAGCGGGTGTGGATCGAGCCGGTCGCGGGGGAGCGGCGCGCACTGAGCGTCACCGTCCACCGGCTGGCAAATACAGACTCGGAATCCCACGCCGGTGCGGTGGTGGTCTGCCGAGAGGTCACGGCGGAGATGTCGGCGCTGCAGGCGCGCGACCTGCTCGTCTCGTCGGTATCCCACGAACTGCGCACGCCACTGACCTCGATCATCGGGCACATCGAGCTGGCGCTGGACTCCCCGGGCCTACCGCCGAGCGCGGCATCGAGCCTCGCGATCGCCGACCGCAACGCCGACCGCCTGCTGGCCCTCGTCGGCGACGTGCTTGCCGCGTCGAGCCATGCCGCCACGCTGCCGATGACGCCGGAGGATGTGGACGTGCTGGAGATCGTCAAGGCCTCTGCGCAGTCGATCGTGACAGGGGACGGCAGCCGGAACGTCACGATCGACCTGTCGCGGGCCATGCCTGCGCGCGGCTACGTCGATCCGCTGCGGCTGCGCCAGGTCGTCGACAACCTGCTGTCGAACGCGATCAAATACAACCGCGAAGGCGGCCGCGTGTCGTTGATGACGGCGACACGCGGGCGAAAGACCCTCATCCTCGTCGAGGACACCGGTGTGGGTCTGGACGAGGAGGACCTCGTGAATGTCTTCCAGCGCTACTACCGCGGTGCTGCCGTGCGGCGGGCAGGGGTGGAAGGCAGCGGTCTGGGGTTGTCGATCAGCCGTGACATTGTGCGCCGCCTCGGTGGCGACATCTACGTGAACAGCACGCTGGGCGTCGGCTCGACCTTCACCGTGTCGATTCCGGCGGTGCGTCCGGGGGTCGCGACCCAGACCGCGGCGGATGCCGCGCGCGGTACGGGGGCCCTGACATGACCGCCGAGGGGTACCTCGCAGCCATCACCGCGCTGGTGGTGATCGTCTGCGGCGTCTTGTTCATCGCTGAGACCTTCCTGCGCCGTGATGACGCCGCCGGTCGGCTGTGGGCACTGGGCTTCCTCAGCGCCATGCTGACGACACTGAGCTACCTCGTGTGGGCGAGCGACCCCGGCGCGGTGTGGGCGGTCGCGGCGGGCAACGGTACATTCGTGTCCGCCACGGGCTTCATGTGGCTGGGATGCCGTCGCTTCAACGAGCGCTCCATGCGGATACCGGCCGTGCTCGTGGCCGCAGCCTCGGTCGCCGCGATTGTGAGCGTCATCGTCGCCGGCCCCGACGGCGGGGGGTGGGCGGGCGCGCTGTGGATGTTCACGCCGCTGTGCCTGTTCGCGATGGCTGCCGCCGTGGAGACACGCCGGGGATCGATGCGGCGGGCCACCAACGCGACCATGCTGACGCTGGTGTTCGCGTTGCAGTCGGCGTTCTACTTGGGTCGCATCATCGTGTTCGTCGCCGCCGGGCCGGAAAGTCCGGTGTTCAGCGTCTGGCTCGGCACGGTGCCGGCCTCATCGCTGACCGTCATCCTGATGATCACGTCGGTGGTCGCGACCTCGGTACTTCGCGCCACCCGCACGGGTCTTCGCGGCCGCACGCTCCTGCCCGCGGACGGCGGATCGCTGCGGGACATCCAGCCGGCCGCGGTGTTCGCCCGCACCCTCGACGAGGTCGTGAAGGCCGCGCGCCGACACGGTGATCACGTGGCGGTGCTGGTCAT is drawn from Microbacterium sp. zg-B96 and contains these coding sequences:
- a CDS encoding ATP-binding protein, which codes for MQSLPSPTRGVRTRSTRWPRLDAAFADRAEMRSAALSQLVLAGVVLVLTFLMFHHGFTGNVPLFFAGVVIVFVLTAVAIAAPWSRVPLAWTAVVPVGDIIAISLMRFADPAAGTGMLFAFPVLWLSASFGLAGFAGGVSMAVVGFSASVAVEPRQFTNFGVFLLPVMLIAIGATAYTGARRAAAQRRLLRRQAEILAQALERSRHQEQLLSEVLDTADLGVLHIEHGGAISILNDGEGHLQHLLTDPDGAAPTAYERDGRTRISADQLPLARALRGEEFDDERVWIEPVAGERRALSVTVHRLANTDSESHAGAVVVCREVTAEMSALQARDLLVSSVSHELRTPLTSIIGHIELALDSPGLPPSAASSLAIADRNADRLLALVGDVLAASSHAATLPMTPEDVDVLEIVKASAQSIVTGDGSRNVTIDLSRAMPARGYVDPLRLRQVVDNLLSNAIKYNREGGRVSLMTATRGRKTLILVEDTGVGLDEEDLVNVFQRYYRGAAVRRAGVEGSGLGLSISRDIVRRLGGDIYVNSTLGVGSTFTVSIPAVRPGVATQTAADAARGTGALT
- a CDS encoding GGDEF domain-containing protein; translation: MTAEGYLAAITALVVIVCGVLFIAETFLRRDDAAGRLWALGFLSAMLTTLSYLVWASDPGAVWAVAAGNGTFVSATGFMWLGCRRFNERSMRIPAVLVAAASVAAIVSVIVAGPDGGGWAGALWMFTPLCLFAMAAAVETRRGSMRRATNATMLTLVFALQSAFYLGRIIVFVAAGPESPVFSVWLGTVPASSLTVILMITSVVATSVLRATRTGLRGRTLLPADGGSLRDIQPAAVFARTLDEVVKAARRHGDHVAVLVIRLEELEYIATAFGLELADQLIAAGRDAVRRGAPPLAVVGDDGDERLAVIATVRSAGEARRLGMTLYRELFDAFNAVSGGVLPSLGVGVSVTSASRQDPDALLQDARTAAARAASSAASAVLVADASA